From a region of the Pyxidicoccus xibeiensis genome:
- a CDS encoding cytochrome P450 has protein sequence MSKRGATGAQVRCFTRGTCSIRAWRRGARDPLSRMRGTGHDRLSRPPARRPRTDRCACYVRAQPTMSRPNLPPGPSLSSLAWHMVTRGGDLNSFLWRAYQQYGDIVLLPFPARPHVLVASPPFIKHFLVDQGVTNYPKEPIRRGILAGESLTSSSGAVWKRHRRMAQPAFNRERLLSQVPRMVETLGRVLDQRWEPHLRSGEPIHVLQEMSWAVISVMGQLLFSEDPPDDVREAVWRFMRATIRPLPLLAEVPIVPRSLVAWEHRRRHPQARSSAIHISDFSWKMVRQRMAQSEQPEDMLGVLIDGRDEKGERMTELEVRDDFVEFFFAGHSSTAIGIAWMWFCLAQHPEIAARTVDTVERSLGGRTPTAADLPALQYVSQVLSETLRLHPVATEITRVAIKDDTIGGFDVPTGTPVTLSPALMHRLPQYWKNPEAFDPEHFSDAAVQARPRFVYMAFGGGQRVCIGSMLASVIGTLFAAMVLQRYRLELVPGRKVVPTTGGTHYPENLWMKVLATSSQQR, from the coding sequence ATGAGCAAGCGCGGTGCCACGGGGGCCCAGGTGCGGTGTTTCACTCGGGGAACGTGCTCCATTCGCGCCTGGCGGCGTGGAGCGCGGGACCCTCTGTCACGCATGCGGGGGACGGGGCATGACAGGTTGTCACGGCCGCCAGCGAGGCGACCCCGAACCGACAGATGTGCATGCTACGTTCGAGCACAGCCGACCATGTCTCGACCGAACCTTCCCCCCGGCCCTTCGCTGTCTTCACTCGCCTGGCACATGGTGACCAGGGGGGGAGACCTCAACAGCTTCCTGTGGCGTGCGTATCAGCAGTACGGAGACATCGTCCTGCTGCCGTTTCCGGCGAGGCCGCACGTCCTCGTGGCCAGCCCGCCGTTCATCAAGCACTTCCTGGTCGACCAGGGTGTGACCAACTACCCCAAGGAGCCCATCCGTCGCGGCATCCTCGCGGGCGAGTCCCTGACGAGCAGCAGTGGGGCGGTCTGGAAGCGGCACCGCCGGATGGCCCAGCCTGCCTTCAACAGGGAGCGACTGCTGTCCCAGGTTCCCCGGATGGTGGAGACGCTGGGGCGGGTGCTCGACCAGCGCTGGGAGCCGCACCTCCGGAGCGGGGAGCCCATCCATGTCCTCCAGGAGATGTCCTGGGCCGTCATCTCCGTCATGGGGCAACTGCTCTTCTCAGAGGACCCACCGGATGACGTCCGTGAGGCGGTGTGGCGCTTCATGCGAGCCACCATCCGCCCGCTCCCGCTGCTGGCCGAGGTGCCCATCGTTCCCCGCTCGCTGGTGGCCTGGGAGCACCGGCGCCGGCACCCGCAGGCGCGCTCGTCCGCGATACACATCAGCGACTTCTCCTGGAAGATGGTCCGCCAGCGGATGGCGCAGTCGGAGCAGCCGGAGGACATGCTCGGCGTGCTCATCGACGGACGCGACGAGAAGGGCGAGCGGATGACCGAGCTGGAGGTGCGCGACGACTTCGTCGAGTTCTTCTTCGCGGGACACTCCTCGACAGCCATCGGCATCGCGTGGATGTGGTTCTGCCTGGCGCAGCATCCGGAAATCGCCGCGCGTACCGTGGACACGGTGGAGCGGAGCCTGGGGGGGCGGACTCCCACGGCCGCGGACCTGCCCGCGCTTCAGTACGTGAGCCAGGTCCTCAGTGAAACCCTGCGCCTCCATCCGGTCGCCACGGAGATCACGAGGGTCGCCATCAAGGACGACACGATTGGTGGGTTCGACGTCCCGACGGGGACTCCGGTGACGCTCAGCCCCGCCCTCATGCACCGGCTTCCGCAGTACTGGAAGAACCCGGAGGCTTTCGACCCGGAGCACTTCTCCGACGCGGCGGTGCAGGCGCGGCCCCGGTTCGTCTACATGGCCTTCGGGGGTGGGCAGCGCGTGTGCATCGGGTCGATGCTGGCCTCGGTCATCGGCACGCTGTTCGCGGCGATGGTGCTCCAACGCTACCGGCTGGAGCTGGTCCCGGGCAGGAAGGTCGTCCCGACCACGGGCGGCACCCACTACCCGGAAAACCTCTGGATGAAGGTGCTGGCCACGTCTTCACAGCAGCGCTGA
- the gspC gene encoding type II secretion system protein GspC, translated as MALIFRRYFWLVNGTFILLVALLAARTLNLFVELALAPPVDTAASARGSATAAAEEPRTPLDGAVLARLTGLTYGKEAPRDAEPPKDVVATGPVRSSLRVKLLGTLVATDAQWSFASVQDLETQRAKSLMVGDDLMGTRVLTIERERIIVAANGREEFIDGEAASAVQAPALTRNVPVATAGPESGIRATGEHAYEIPGEELQTALARMDQLMTQARALPAIEDGKSVGFKLAAIKQNSLFTKIGLQNGDVLKRINGLTLDSPERVLEAFTKLREARHIELDIGRGGSSVRKVYDVR; from the coding sequence ATGGCACTCATCTTCCGCAGGTATTTCTGGCTGGTGAACGGAACGTTCATCCTGCTCGTCGCGCTCCTGGCGGCGCGCACGCTCAATCTGTTCGTGGAGCTCGCGCTCGCGCCTCCGGTAGACACGGCCGCCTCCGCTCGCGGGTCGGCCACCGCCGCCGCGGAGGAGCCTCGTACGCCCCTGGATGGAGCCGTGCTCGCACGGCTCACGGGACTGACCTACGGGAAGGAAGCGCCCAGGGACGCCGAGCCTCCGAAGGACGTGGTCGCCACGGGGCCCGTGAGGAGCTCGCTGCGGGTGAAGCTCCTGGGCACGCTGGTGGCGACCGACGCGCAGTGGTCCTTCGCCTCGGTCCAGGACCTGGAGACCCAGCGCGCGAAGAGCCTGATGGTGGGCGATGACCTGATGGGCACGCGAGTGCTCACCATCGAGCGCGAGCGCATCATCGTCGCCGCCAACGGTCGCGAGGAGTTCATCGACGGAGAGGCCGCTTCCGCCGTGCAGGCCCCCGCCCTGACGCGCAACGTGCCCGTGGCCACTGCCGGCCCGGAGAGTGGCATCCGCGCCACGGGCGAGCACGCCTACGAGATTCCAGGCGAGGAGCTGCAGACCGCGCTCGCGCGGATGGACCAGCTCATGACCCAGGCCCGCGCACTGCCGGCCATCGAAGATGGCAAGTCCGTGGGCTTCAAGCTCGCGGCCATCAAGCAGAACTCGCTCTTCACGAAGATTGGCCTCCAGAACGGGGACGTGCTCAAGCGCATCAACGGGCTGACACTCGACTCCCCCGAGCGCGTCCTGGAGGCCTTCACCAAGCTGCGCGAGGCCCGGCACATCGAGCTGGACATCGGCCGCGGGGGCAGCTCGGTCCGCAAGGTGTACGACGTCCGCTGA